One Stenotrophomonas maltophilia R551-3 genomic window, CTGCGCCAGGCCGCCGCACTGGCCCTTGTCGTCGCACAGCCACGGCTTGTCACCCTTGGACAGGTATTCCTGCCACAGGCGCAGTTCGTCGTGGTTGCGCGCGGCGTTGCGCTTTTCCGGGCCATCGAACACTGGCGGCGTCGGGTGCGAGACCAGCGCGTGCACTACGCCGGCCGGGGTCTTCACCGGCACGTCCCAATGCGACTTCGATGACAGCCGCAGCTGCGACCACACGTGGTCGTTGTAGAAACTCTTGCCGGTGCGCGGATCGACCGGGCGGATCGCGCCTGGCATCGCGCTCCACTTCAGCAGCTGGAAGCTGCGCACCTTGGCTTCATCGATCGGGTAGCGCGACAGCACCAGCATGCCGTACTGGCCCGGGTGCAGGCCGTAGCCCCACGCATCGTTGCCGCGGCTGCGGCCTTCGCCACCGACCACGCCGTTGTTGTCCAGGTCCAGGCCGCTGGGTACGCCGGTGTTGACCGGGGCCAGGTAGCGGTAGGCGAAGTGCAGCGGCTTGCCGCCGCCGGGCTGGGCCACTTCCAGGTAGCGTTTCTGGAACAGGTCGGCGGCGCGGTGGGCGTCGTCGAAATCGAATTCGTTCAGCAGCACCAGGTCC contains:
- a CDS encoding endonuclease/exonuclease/phosphatase family protein — encoded protein: MNLRPQILALALLCGATAPAFATSPAMTEKPSAALRLATYNTSLYSDETGGLIKELEGDSEHARKIAAVLQQARPDLVLLNEFDFDDAHRAADLFQKRYLEVAQPGGGKPLHFAYRYLAPVNTGVPSGLDLDNNGVVGGEGRSRGNDAWGYGLHPGQYGMLVLSRYPIDEAKVRSFQLLKWSAMPGAIRPVDPRTGKSFYNDHVWSQLRLSSKSHWDVPVKTPAGVVHALVSHPTPPVFDGPEKRNAARNHDELRLWQEYLSKGDKPWLCDDKGQCGGLAQDARFVILGDLNNDPVDGDGRHEAIVELIENARVLRYPTPRSVGAEQTSLAYAAKGIERKGAPFHATGDFGPKSGTMRLDYVLPSTGFEYVGSGVFWPANESPEAKIADGSDHHLVWVDVK